From a single Solenopsis invicta isolate M01_SB chromosome 4, UNIL_Sinv_3.0, whole genome shotgun sequence genomic region:
- the LOC105196285 gene encoding uncharacterized protein LOC105196285 isoform X1, with amino-acid sequence MHIRSQQLGARGVSMDMKISRAAQEDSTFPNLENMARFQQKQLQEKEQKLLQLYDQQQQRAYQVVQRGSAGSRGSNGSNTVRSTTTSTTTATTTHTSSTSQGGKVRQMFDERRQTTVKGIDRSYPLEPLENKLRKQANTNGLATQKNGNVTVNRQSMKRVARADVNSNINGGKPVVSYHEEITRESFGPSMRRHIDDEDEYVLENRVATFGNGYYRHEDDNEQEEMLDQETMERNRMMAKIHLMGFDETLKHRVRNDLEGEEFPEYLMVDAPDKLSKRNVTKKLSQAEERLERFKNTNAKRSNMSKQSTSTRKRSEQVIPTKSNSRPWSEIAGTSPISARSGSSRGTSESRQRILENAKSPPSFRTRVVDEMHARQREGSDTETFSQRTSPRSFATRDVTKAEAISRIYPRNNEFKSLTSDGKIIVRRSASPQFFCRESERSGTTMSIDRRSDSSGSPLLHRETLTEQRRISPFFLNESRRTSEPKSPIWGNTRIWSRQNVTPLFDEKIFKRRGTSPQFFCRESERSATTMSIDRAAGESKSPSYGWEMVKKRSASPRFLLNEFKSPTWNDGGILSRQSASQQYLRREYKGAETATSTDRETVGSKASEWSKGTERNMIDFERKKVQTNTSLDRQSPPSKSPLYDEKILKRRSTSPQFFCRESERSATTMSIDRVTGESKSPPYDWRIATKRGTSPRFFLNESKSPIWNKKISSRQSTSPRYLHRESKRSETATSTDRKTIESKLSEWNKGMLTKQGMADFERQKVQTGTSLGRQSPLSKSPLYEEKILKRRSTSPQFFCRESERSATTMSVDRATSESKSPSYDRETVTKRSTRPRFLLSDSEQSRRTSESKSPIWSDRRISSRQSTSPQYFSREFKRSGTATSTDRETIASKSSEWSKGASTKRSTTDFERKKVQTSTSLGRQALPSKSALYEQKMLRRRSTSPQFFCRESERSATTMSIDRATSESKSPSYDREIVTKRDASPRFFLSDSEQSRRTSESKSPIWDRGTSPRQSTSPQYFTREFKRSETATSTDRETAESKSSEWSKRNTSPRFFCRESERSGTTMSIDRKVGEPRSSIWYDQKVLTKRSAAPRLNGKAERRSASTRTSVDRKYNEVTSRGITRDKRSTSPQFFCKESERSATTTLIEPRSRPASSTKNILKQRNYASDTSYRQSVKSPIHKKIGSTKYRHTPSPPVTRHEVKRASKKDRVTSSVTGARRSSKISEISTTSASSIVNLKYGLEFDDIFQSVGLVRKLMKSQNGKQRAIRQSPSKRSTYKDVNARISARGNQSRNRHETSPPFQTARSPTVKGGKRATPEFPRKSITPTEVDMDIQEITMTDHRIERDKLQKASSPIPKRECDGTYMKSSSGKAKFKTSITYPVRKTRGQRESVLGSKDFKSEADASESRVGSRRATSPDFSRVGKYPDTISPILCDGTKGARAKFDQPLSLRSARLTQVAVKDGNLSANDECNRERGRDEGKNVAVDEVDAGTGVKYQTAVEAALSGETKDYPKIARPNSAEQITSEKVVPHETTQKPMKSSTSKRTISPTRECSRRHDVQSRVSRVSPLRKTAETCRIYAKTPSFRSTVSNADQISASKFSTHPVKDRERDSVLVAKKLAESFDKVSVKRKSEEPRDEFFKVRRFDTVGAKFERSCQTSFRTIPGISLRTMDSQAKAPVKVAIASEGTTGPSREVADHTTLRSTLKSPVGKGLKAKNAACKSDLRILQKETRFSGKPAKVAGTIESKRSAKIRSPTCKRRLFEFDSEKGIHEERSKTSCARARKDENCSLVNFRVREDEAVSSVRSFEGVDVTRESEETSTFSVKPLRSIENIRKSIDNERHKLAATEESRSAIANRRWVSREGVDARRGRHPTTDAAKNVFLDLARLTKIKSCVSRMTKSPSPESAMTKQRETNLRARGSTPSSPSKSPDVASRRTTAESRNQETKSSRRTTVARGADSIGNKAVDNADGIVYRNDSPNESTTRKSDAFTIDFDDRPSREDDAIPSKKSPIKKSNDKQQTASSASGRPTSSNSSVNLIQDSSAKGRMAENERAKGLGKGGGKNKGKGIEKPSSSNGKLANAPSFNEDATNDTKGLVKCKMCGRSFAQNRISLHEEICVKTMTKKRKQFDPVMSRVKGTELEPFVKKGLSKRETKTKKPETKTDWRRKHEDFINTIRYARETQARLAAGGNLNDLPPPPPSDTSDYVECEHCGRKFNRSAAERHIPICKRMHDKKQTQAPRAPRR; translated from the exons GCCCGCTTCCAGCAGAAGCAGCTGCAGGAGAAGGAGCAGAAGCTGCTACAGTTGTAcgatcagcagcagcagcgggcCTACCAGGTGGTGCAGCGGGGTAGCGCGGGTTCCAGAGGCTCGAACGGTTCCAACACGGTCAGAAgcacgacgacgtcgacgacgacagCGACGACGACCCACACGTCCTCGACCTCGCAAGGTGGTAAG GTGAGGCAAATGTTCGACGAAAGGCGACAGACTACCGTGAAGGGAATCGACAGGAGCTACCCGCTGGAACCGCTCGAGAACAAGCTGCGAAAGCAAGCAAATACAAACGGTCTAGCAACGCAGAAGAACGGTAATGTGACGGTGAATCGGCAGTCCATGAAACGCGTGGCGCGCGCGGACGTCAACAGCAATATTAACGGTGGCAAGCCCGTCGTTTCTTACCACGAAGAGATCACTCGCGAATCATTCGGACCGTCCATGCGTCGTCACatcgacgacgaggacgagtATGTTCTTGAGAATCGCGTCGCCACGTTCGGAAATGGTTATTACCGTCACGAAGATGACAATGAG CAAGAAGAAATGTTAGACCAGGAGACGATGGAGAGAAATCGCATGATGGCGAAGATCCATCTGATGGGATTCGACGAGACTCTTAAGCATCGTGTGAGAAACGATTTGGAGGGTGAGGAATTTCCAGAATATCTTATGGTGGATGCCCCCGACAAGCTCTCGAAGAGGAACGTCACGAAGAAATTGTCTCAGGCGGAAGAGCGACTCGAACGATTCAAGAACACGAACGCGAAAAGAAGTAACATGTCGAAACAGTCGACTTCGACAAGGAAGCGATCGGAACAAGTGATTCCGACAAAATCGAATTCCAG ACCATGGAGCGAGATAGCCGGGACTTCCCCGATCAGCGCGAGAAGCGGAAGTAGCCGCGGGACCTCAGAGAGCAGACAAAGGATTCTCGAAAATGCAAAAAGTCCGCCGTCGTTCAGAACCCGCGTGGTCGACGAAATGCACGCGAGACAAAGGGAAGGTTCGGACACCGAGACATTCAGTCAACGCACGAGTCCGCGAAGCTTCGCGACGAGAGACGTTACAAAGGCGGAAGCCATTTCGCGAATTTATCCCAGGAATAATGAATTCAAGTCATTAACGTCCGATGGAAAAATAATTGTGAGACGCAGCGCAAGTCCGCAGTTCTTTTGTAGAGAGTCCGAAAGATCTGGCACGACTATGAGCATCGATCGGAGATCCGATTCGTCCGGATCGCCGTTACTTCATCGGGAAACGTTAACGGAACAAAGAAGAATTTCACCATTTTTCCTCAATGAATCTCGCAGAACAAGCGAGCCTAAGTCACCAATATGGGGTAACACAAGAATTTGGTCAAGACAAAACGTGACTCCACTGTTCGACGAGAAGATATTTAAGAGACGAGGCACCAGTCCGCAATTCTTCTGCAGAGAATCCGAACGATCCGCGACGACTATGAGCATCGATCGCGCGGCTGGCGAATCCAAGTCACCGTCATATGGTTGGGAAATGGTAAAAAAGCGAAGCGCAAGCCCGCGTTTCCTTCTCAACGAATTTAAATCGCCAACATGGAATGACGGAGGAATTTTGTCGAGACAAAGCGCGAGCCAGCAATATCTCCGTCGTGAATACAAAGGAGCCGAGACGGCCACGAGTACTGATAGAGAAACTGTCGGATCCAAAGCATCCGAGTGGAGCAAGGGAACAGAGCGAAACATGATCGATTTCGAGCGGAAGAAAGTCCAAACAAATACAAGTCTCGATCGACAATCTCCTCCATCTAAATCGCCACTGTACGACGAGAAGATATTAAAACGGCGAAGTACCAGTCCGCAGTTCTTCTGCAGAGAATCCGAACGGTCTGCCACGACTATGAGTATCGATCGTGTAACTGGTGAATCTAAATCACCGCCATACGATTGGAGGATAGCAACAAAGCGAGGCACAAGTCCGCGATTCTTCCTGAATGAGTCCAAGTCACCGATAtggaacaaaaaaatttcatcaagACAAAGCACGAGTCCGCGATACCTCCATCGTGAATCCAAACGATCCGAGACAGCTACGAGTACCGATCGGAAAACTATCGAGTCCAAATTATCCGAATGGAACAAAGGAATGTTAACAAAGCAAGGTATGGCCGATTTCGAACGGCAGAAAGTCCAAACAGGTACGAGTCTCGGTCGACAATCTCCTCTTTCCAAATCGCCACTGtacgaagaaaaaatattaaaacggcGCAGCACCAGTCCGCAGTTCTTCTGCAGAGAATCCGAACGATCCGCCACGACTATGAGCGTCGATCGTGCGACTAGCGAATCTAAATCACCATCATATGATCGAGAAACAGTAACAAAGCGAAGTACACGTCCGCGTTTTCTTCTCAGCGACTCTGAACAATCTCGCAGAACGAGCGAGTCCAAGTCACCAATATGGAGTGACAGAAGAATTTCGTCAAGACAAAGCACGAGTCCGCAATATTTCAGTCGTGAATTCAAACGATCTGGGACAGCTACGAGTACGGATCGAGAGACTATCGCATCCAAATCATCCGAGTGGAGCAAGGGAGCATCGACAAAGCGAAGTACGACCGATTTCGAACGAAAGAAAGTCCAAACGAGTACGAGTCTCGGTCGACAAGCTCTTCCATCTAAATCGGCATTGTATGAACAGAAAATGTTAAGAAGGAGAAGCACCAGTCCGCAGTTCTTCTGCAGAGAATCCGAACGATCCGCGACGACTATGAGCATTGATCGTGCGACTAGCGAATCTAAATCACCGTCATACGATCGGGAAATAGTAACGAAGCGAGACGCAAGTCCGCGATTCTTTCTCAGTGACTCTGAACAATCTCGCAGAACGAGTGAGTCCAAATCACCGATATGGGACAGAGGAACTTCGCCAAGACAAAGCACGAGTCCGCAATACTTCACTCGTGAGTTCAAACGATCCGAGACGGCTACGAGTACCGATAGAGAAACTGCCGAATCCAAATCGTCCGAGTGGAGCAAGCGAAACACAAGTCCGCGATTCTTTTGCAGAGAATCCGAACGATCTGGCACAACTATGAGCATTGATCGCAAAGTTGGTGAACCTAGATCGTCGATCTGGTATGATCAGAAAGTATTGACGAAGCGAAGCGCAGCTCCACGATTGAACGGAAAAGCCGAGCGCCGATCCGCAAGCACTAGGACGTCCGTCGACCGGAAATACAATGAAGTCACATCGCGTGGAATTACGCGGGACAAGCGTTCCACGAGTCCGCAATTTTTCTGCAAAGAGTCCGAAAGATCTGCTACAACGACGTTGATCGAACCAAGATCGAGACCAGCAAGCTCCACCAAAAATATATTGAAGCAGCGCAATTATGCGTCAGATACTTCCTACAGGCAATCTGTAAAATCTCCAATTCACAAAAAGATCGGTTCTACGAAATACAGACACACTCCAAGTCCTCCGGTTACTAGGCACGAAGTGAAAAGAGCTTCGAAAAAGGACAGAGTCACCAGCAGTGTGACAGGAGCTCGCAGATCGTCGAAAATCTCGGAGATCTCCACGACGTCGGCCAGTTCGATCGTAAACCTCAAATACGGTTTAGAATTCGATGACATTTTCCAATCAGTAGGACTCGTCCGTAAACTTATGAAGTCCCAAAACGGGAAACAGCGCGCGATTCGTCAATCGCCTTCGAAACGCAGCACTTACAAGGACGTGAATGCTCGAATCTCCGCGAGAGGTAATCAATCGAGAAATCGACATGAAACTTCACCGCCCTTCCAAACAGCGAGATCGCCGACTGTCAAAGGCGGGAAGAGAGCTACGCCGGAATTCCCTCGCAAAAGTATCACACCGACAGAAGTTGACATGGACATTCAAGAGATTACTATGACGGATCATCGTATTGAGCGCGACAAGCTGCAAAAAGCGTCGAGCCCAATACCGAAGCGGGAGTGTGATGGAACGTACATGAAATCGTCCAGCGGTAAAGCGAAATTCAAAACTTCGATCACTTATCCTGTTCGCAAAACGCGTGGACAGAGAGAGTCCGTTTTAGGATCAAAGGATTTCAAGTCGGAGGCAGATGCCTCCGAAAGTAGAGTTGGCAGCCGGAGAGCGACGTCTCCTGATTTTTCTAGAGTAGGAAAATATCCCGACACGATCTCGCCGATTTTATGCGACGGGACCAAGGGAGCACGCGCGAAATTCGATCAACCGCTAAGCTTGCGGTCCGCGCGACTGACGCAGGTCGCCGTAAAGGACGGAAATTTGTCCGCAAACGATGAATGTAATCGGGAAAGAGGAAGAGACGAGGGTAAAAATGTGGCGGTAGATGAGGTTGACGCTGGGACCGGCGTAAAGTATCAAACGGCAGTCGAAGCCGCTTTGAGCGGAGAGACCAAGGATTATCCCAAAATCGCTCGCCCAAACTCCGCCGAGCAGATCACAAGCGAAAAGGTCGTTCCCCACGAAACGACGCAGAAGCCGATGAAGTCGAGTACTTCAAAGAGAACAATTTCTCCGACGAGAGAATGTAGCCGGCGACACGACGTGCAGTCTAGAGTTTCACGAGTCTCACCTTTGCGAAAAACGGCAGAAACTTGTCGCATCTACGCGAAAACTCCTTCGTTCCGGAGTACCGTGTCAAACGCGGATCAAATCTCCGCGTCCAAATTTTCGACGCACCCTGTGAAAGATCGTGAACGCGACAGTGTACTAGTCGCAAAAAAATTGGCGGAGTCGTTCGATAAAGTGAGCGTAAAACGCAAGAGCGAAGAGCCGAGGGACGAGTTTTTCAAAGTGCGACGATTCGATACCGTAGGCGCGAAATTTGAACGTTCGTGCCAGACGAGCTTCCGGACAATTCCGGGGATCTCCTTACGAACAATGGACAGCCAAGCGAAAGCTCCTGTTAAAGTGGCAATCGCCTCGGAAGGAACAACGGGACCCTCTCGCGAAGTAGCGGATCATACGACTTTACGATCGACGCTAAAATCTCCAGTCGGCAAAGGTCTGAAAGCTAAAAACGCCGCGTGTAAAAGTGATTTGAGAATTCTCCAAAAGGAGACTCGATTCTCCGGAAAACCAGCGAAAGTCGCAGGCACCATCGAAAGTAAGAGATCGGCGAAAATTCGATCGCCTACGTGCAAGCGGCGATTGTTCGAATTCGATTCGGAGAAGGGGATTCACGAAGAGCGCTCAAAGACAAGTTGCGCAAGAGCGCGGAAGGATGAGAATTGTTCCTTGGTAAATTTCCGAGTTCGCGAAGACGAAGCAGTTTCGAGCGTAAGATCTTTCGAAGGTGTCGACGTTACGAGAGAATCGGAAGAAACATCCACGTTTTCGGTGAAACCGTTGCGGTCCATCGAGAACATTCGCAAATCGATCGATAACGAACGACACAAGTTAGCCGCTACGGAAGAGTCGAGGTCAGCGATTGCAAATCGGCGTTGGGTCTCGCGAGAGGGTGTCGACGCGAGGAGAGGGAGACATCCCACGACCGATGCAGCGAAAAACGTGTTTCTCGATCTCGCGAGGCTGACTAAAATTAAATCCTGTGTATCCAGGATGACGAAGAGTCCGAGTCCCGAGTCGGCTATGACAAAGCAGCGTGAAACGAATTTACGAGCGAGAGGAAGTACTCCTTCGTCTCCCTCAAAAAGTCCTGACGTCGCCTCTAGG CGCACGACTGCAGAATCGAGGAATCAAGAAACAAAGTCCTCGAGAAGAACGACGGTCGCAAGAGGCGCGGATTCGATTGGAAATAAAGCGGTCGACAACGCGGACGGTATCGTTTACCGAAACGATTCGCCGAATGAATCCACGACAAGAAAATCCGACGCCTTTACGATCGATTTCGACGATCGACCATCGAGAGAGGATGACGCGATACCGTCGAAAAAATCACCGATCAAGAAATCTAACGAC AAGCAACAGACAGCTTCCAGTGCATCAGGTCGGCCGACCTCGTCAAATTCTAGTGTTAACTTAATTCAAGATTCCAGTGCGAAAGGTAGAATGGCGGAAAATGAAAGAGCAAAAGGCTTAGGAAAAGGAGGAGGCAAAAATAAAGGTAAAGGTATAGAAAAGCCTTCTTCCAGTAATGGCAAGCTTGCAAACGCGCCAAGTTTCAACGAAGATGCAACTAATGACAC GAAGGGCCTGGTAAAGTGTAAAATGTGCGGGCGCAGCTTCGCGCAGAATCGAATCAGTCTCCACGAAGAGATCTGCGTGAAAACGATGACTAAGAAGAGGAAGCAGTTTGACCCAGTGATGTCGCGAGTCAAAGGAACCGAACTTGAGCCTTTCGTTAAGAAAGGTCTCTCTAAACGAGAG ACAAAAACGAAGAAGCCGGAAACGAAGACAGACTGGCGACGCAAGCACGAGGACTTCATCAACACGATCCGCTACGCGCGGGAGACGCAAGCACGTTTGGCGGCGGGTGGAAATTTGAACGatctgccgccaccgccgcccaGCGATACCAGTGATTACGTCGAGTGCGAGCACTGCGGCCGAAAGTTCAATCGGTCCGCCGCAGAGCGGCACATTCCCATTTGCAAGCGTATGCACGACAAGAAGCAGACGCAAGCGCCGAGGGCGCCGAGACGCTAG